A window of the Lactuca sativa cultivar Salinas chromosome 5, Lsat_Salinas_v11, whole genome shotgun sequence genome harbors these coding sequences:
- the LOC111918848 gene encoding beta-amyrin 28-monooxygenase, which translates to MDIFYASLLSLFVVVISCSLRFGFFISKLAVDTKLPPGGRGWPVIGETIEFVTAGRKGHPEKFIVDRMTKFSRHVFRTSLMLEDAAVFCGPEGNKFLFSNDNKLVQFWVPASVKKIIPSVKGLQNEKTVPKMIRNLFKPEALREYVPIMDMVAQKHFETGWEGNDQILTHKLTKNFTFLVACKIFFGIDEPEWVNKLSVPFERLAPGLFSIPINLPGTLFRRAINAGTFIRKELTAIVKKRKSDLADGKASPTQDILSLMLCDDYGRLMTDSEVADVIMGMIIGGYDSTSSTCTFIVKYLAELPEIYEGVYKEQTEIAKSKKSTELLNWEDLSKMKYSWNVACEVLRLVPPTQGTFREAISDFTYKGYSIPKGWKLYWSTNSTHKNPDFFHEPKKFDPSRFDSNVPITPYTYVPFGGGAHLCPGKEFARLEILVFIHHLVRRFKLKKVIPNEDVIFNQVQPKLAKGLPIHLHPHKP; encoded by the exons ATGGATATCTTCTATGCTTCTCTTCTATCTctgtttgtggtcgtcatctcaTGCTCCCTTCGTTTTGGTTTCTTTATATCTAAGTTGGCTGTAGATACAAAACTCCCACCTGGCGGAAGAGGTTGGCCGGTGATCGGTGAAACAATAGAGTTTGTCACCGCCGGTAGGAAGGGCCACCCTGAAAAGTTCATCGTCGATCGCATGACTAAATTCTCGCGTCATGTCTTCAGGACCTCTCTGATGCTAGAGGATGCTGCAGTGTTCTGTGGGCCCGAAGGTAACAAGTTCTTGTTTTCAAATGATAACAAACTTGTTCAGTTTTGGGTGCCTGCTTCGGTAAAGAAGATTATCCCTTCTGTGAAAGGACTCCAAAACGAAAAGACAGTACCCAAGATGATTCGTAACCTTTTCAAGCCTGAAGCTCTACGGGAATATGTTCCAATTATGGACATGGTGGCACAGAAACACTTTGAAACAGGATGGGAAGGCAACGACCAGATTTTGACTCATAAACTCACCAAAAACTTCACTTTTCTTGTTGCATGCAAAATCTTCTTCGGTATCGATGAACCCGAATGGGTCAACAAACTATCAGTCCCGTTCGAAAGACTTGCTCCAGGGCTTTTCTCCATCCCCATAAACCTTCCGGGAACACTGTTCCGTAGAGCAATAAATGCAGGCACCTTCATCAGGAAAGAACTCACTGCAATAGTAAAGAAAAGGAAGAGTGATTTGGCCGATGGGAAAGCTTCGCCTACACAAGATATTTTGTCGTTGATGCTTTGTGATGACTATGGAAGATTAATGACAGACAGTGAAGTCGCTGACGTTATCATGGGGATGATAATCGGTGGCTATGACAGTACAAGCTCAACGTGTACTTTCATTGTTAAGTATCTCGCCGAGTTGCCTGAGATTTACGAGGGAGTCTACAAAG AACAAACAGAAATAGCAAAATCTAAAAAATCAACAGAATTGTTAAATTGGGAGGATTTGTCAAAGATGAAATACTCTTGGAATGTGGCATGTGAAGTTCTTAGATTAGTTCCACCAACCCAAGGTACGTTTAGAGAAGCGATTTCTGATTTCACATACAAGGGCTATTCAATTCCAAAGGGTTGGAAG TTGTATTGGAGTACCAACTCGACACATAAAAACCCTGATTTCTTTCATGAACCTAAAAAGTTTGATCCATCAAGATTTGATAGTAACGTGCCAATTACACCATATACATACGTACCATTTGGAGGAGGGGCTCATTTGTGTCCTGGAAAAGAATTTGCGCGACTAGAAATACTTGTGTTTATACATCATCTAGTGAGGAGATTCAAGTTGAAGAAAGTAATTCCGAACGAGGATGTTATTTTCAATCAAGTTCAGCCTAAGCTTGCCAAAGGACTTCCGATTCACCTGCATCCTCATAAACCTTGA